In Asterias rubens chromosome 10, eAstRub1.3, whole genome shotgun sequence, the following proteins share a genomic window:
- the LOC117295700 gene encoding DNA repair protein complementing XP-A cells homolog produces MYRVQKVDVTRKSAINTDGFKMADTDDKIKLSDAQRAKIERNRQRALLLRQARLSSRPYPEPKLSTVRTEKSSSSRVIDTGAGFLLEEDEEEEASKQVTIVHEPGPVLGGDRVVCVECNKGFQDSFIYRTFDHQVCDECKDNEDKHSLIAKTEAKQLYLLKDVDFDRREPILKHLVRKNPHNPRWGEMKLYLKLQVEQRAFEIWGDQDKIEEEKEKRDENKEKAKHKKFDKKVKELRRAVRTSLWTKELGGHEHGYGEETYDEDSDMYSKTCTSCGHCLSYEKM; encoded by the exons ATGTATAGGGTGCAAAAAGTGGATGTAACACGAAAATCTGCAATAAATACAg ATGGATTTAAAATGGCAGACACTGATGACAAGATCAAATTAAGTGATGCGCAGAGAGCTAAGATAGAAAGAAACAGACAGAGGGCACTGTTGCTACGCCAAGCCAGACTCAGCAGCAGGCCGTACCCAGAACCCAAACTTTCAACTGTAAG GACTGAGAAATCTAGTTCCAGTCGAGTAATTGACACCGGAGCTGGGTTTCTGctagaagaagatgaagaagaggaGGCGTCCAAGCAAGTAACTATAGTTCATGAGCCAG GTCCTGTTTTAGGAGGCGACCGGGTCGTTTGTGTCGAATGCAATAAAGGATTCCAAGATTCGTTTATTTACAGAACTTTTGATCATCAAGTGTGCGATGAATGCAA AGATAATGAGGACAAGCATTCACTGATTGCCAAGACTGAAGCGAAGCAGCTTTACCTTCTCAAAGATGTAGACTTTGATCGAAGGGAGCCAATCTTGAAGCACTTGGTCAGGAAGAATCCACACAACCCACGCTGGGGAGAGATGAAACTGTACCTCAAGTTACAG GTTGAACAGAGAGCATTTGAGATCTGGGGTGACCAAGAcaaaatagaagaagaaaaagagaaacGGGACGAAAATAAAGAAAAGGCCAAACACAAGAAGTTTGACAAGAAGGTTAAAG AACTGAGACGAGCTGTGCGTACAAGTCTATGGACGAAGGAATTAGGAGGTCACGAGCATGGTTACGGGGAAGAAACTTACGATGAGGACTCCGATATGTATTCAAAGACATGCACATCGTGCGGACACTGTCTCTCCTATGAGAAAATGTGA
- the LOC117295701 gene encoding leucine-rich repeat-containing protein 28-like, which produces MATTTRSASILAEDSEASSVAELLLEATENQNHSIYLNYKGLTDIPPELVDNDETFKNLQHLFLKRNLIQTLPSNIGNLTGLVELYLHSNCLTTLPDEIYTLFSLQSLNVSNNQLKSLPATLGQLSTLQKLLVSDNLLATLPPELGKLQELSVLEASTNQLTSLPSELCHCSKLRSINVTNNQLRCLPRQIINLSYLKELTANGNRLVYLPMDLGLWQEHLSTVYVDNNPMLHALPFSLWQKKIGATRCGTQTLSAEQCSSKRTIQANSLTAILPPELRLVKDGSEPHKEVLPLLEISLAVVHRLKDRLDISSLPRTIAELVTCPTAHCMAPSCCEKPIFTVAWVHLLKLEWAQPWQRSPGSIGFAGLCCSKQCLRTFKRIPVPTF; this is translated from the exons ATGGCAACAACAACCCGGTCTGCATCCATCCTGGCTGAGGATAGTGAAGCAAGTAGTGTGGCGGAACTTCTACTTGAAGCAACGGAGAACCAAAATCATAGTATCTACCTGAACTACAAGGGTTTAACTGATATCCCACCGGAACTTGTAGATAACGATGAGACATTCAAAAACCTGCAACACTTGTTCTTGAAACGAAATCTGATCCAAACCTTG cCAAGTAACATCGGCAATCTCACTGGACTTGTTGAACT atACCTCCACTCAAACTGTCTCACCACATTGCCTGATG AAATCTACACCTTATTTAGTTTACAATCTTTAAACGTCAGCAACAACCAACTGAAGAGCTTGCCGGCTACTCTAGGTCAACTCTCCACGCTGCAGAAACTCTTAGTGTCGGATAACCTCCTTGCTACCCTGCCACCAG AGCTAGGTAAGCTGCAGGAGCTTAGCGTTCTTGAAGCCAGTACTAATCAACTCACATCCTTGCCATCGGAGCTCTGCCATTGCAGCAAGCTTCGATCAATAAATGTCACCAATAATCAGCTTCGATGTTTACCTCGGCAGATCATCAATCTGTCGTACTTAAAGGAACTAACCGCCAACGGAAATAGATTAGTCTACCTACCGATGG ATCTTGGCCTATGGCAGGAGCACCTATCTACAGTGTACGTTGATAACAACCCGATGCTACACGCTTTACCCTTCAGCTTATGGCAGAAGAAGATCGGTGCAACAAG GTGTGGAACCCAGACTCTATCAGCAGAACAGTGCAGTAGCAAGCGTACAATACAGGCCAATAGTCTGACAGCAATCCTACCACCTGAGCTGAGGCTTGTTAAAGATGGCAGTGAACCGCACAAAGAGGTCCTCCCTTTGCTTGAAATTTCTCTTGCTGTAGTGCATCGCCTTAAAG ATCGTCTGGATATATCGTCCCTACCAAGGACCATAGCTGAGCTGGTGACGTGTCCCACAGCCCACTGCATGGCCCCAAGCTGCTGTGAGAAACCTATCTTCACTGTAGCGTGGGTTCATCTACTCAAGCTAGAATGGGCTCAACCGTGGCAGCGATCACCAGGCAGCATTGGATTTGCGGGTTTATGTTGCTCCAAGCAATGCTTGAGGACATTCAAGAGGATTCCAGTGCCAACCTTCTAA